From Nonlabens sp. Ci31, the proteins below share one genomic window:
- a CDS encoding Rid family detoxifying hydrolase, which translates to MKKIIYTNLAPKPIGPYNQAVYYKNAYEHTLYTSGQIAIDPSTGELKIDDLKEETHLVMKHLESLLKQVDMTFEHVLKTSIFLSDMSNFATVNEVYGSYFKEETAPARETVEVANLPKYVNVEISLIAKHEI; encoded by the coding sequence ATGAAAAAAATTATATACACTAACCTTGCGCCTAAACCTATTGGCCCTTATAATCAGGCTGTTTACTATAAAAATGCTTATGAACACACTCTATATACGAGTGGCCAAATCGCCATCGATCCCAGCACTGGAGAATTAAAAATAGATGATCTTAAGGAAGAAACTCATTTGGTGATGAAACACTTAGAGAGTCTGTTAAAGCAAGTAGACATGACTTTTGAGCATGTTCTTAAAACAAGTATATTTCTTAGTGACATGTCCAACTTTGCAACCGTAAATGAGGTTTATGGAAGTTATTTTAAGGAAGAAACTGCACCTGCAAGAGAGACTGTAGAAGTAGCCAATTTGCCTAAATATGTGAATGTGGAAATTTCACTCATCGCAAAACACGAAATATAA
- a CDS encoding nucleoside phosphorylase has protein sequence MPIANSELIINPDGSIYHLNLKPHQLADTVITVGDPERVSEVSKYFDVIELKVGKREFHTHTGVYKNRRISVVSTGIGTDNIDIVFNELDALVNIDFKTREIHKELKSLDIIRVGTSGAVQSDIPVDSFLLSQRGIGFDSLMHWYESDGGDLAFAKAVSKQIPRSKLQAAPYVVACDPDLAQKFQTLEMKNGNTITNVGFYGPQSRKIRLEPSEKNLNTHIADFNFEGHKITNLEMETAGIYAMAALLGHRAVSLNAILANRATGEFSNQPAATVEKLIKFTLDAVVA, from the coding sequence ATGCCCATAGCAAACTCAGAGCTCATCATCAATCCAGATGGGAGTATTTATCATCTCAACTTAAAACCTCACCAACTGGCCGATACGGTTATTACCGTAGGAGATCCCGAACGTGTGAGCGAAGTATCTAAGTATTTTGATGTGATTGAATTAAAGGTAGGAAAACGAGAATTCCACACACATACAGGTGTTTACAAAAATAGACGCATCAGCGTGGTTTCTACAGGTATAGGAACTGATAATATTGATATTGTTTTTAATGAGTTGGACGCTTTAGTTAATATAGATTTTAAAACTAGAGAGATTCATAAAGAACTCAAGTCTTTAGATATCATACGTGTAGGAACTAGTGGTGCGGTTCAAAGCGATATTCCTGTGGATAGCTTCTTACTATCGCAGCGTGGGATAGGTTTTGACAGTTTGATGCATTGGTATGAAAGTGATGGTGGTGATCTCGCTTTCGCGAAAGCGGTATCCAAACAAATACCCAGATCAAAATTACAGGCTGCCCCTTACGTCGTTGCTTGCGATCCAGATCTTGCTCAAAAGTTCCAAACCTTAGAAATGAAAAACGGCAATACCATTACAAACGTTGGATTTTATGGTCCACAAAGCCGTAAAATTAGACTAGAACCCTCAGAGAAAAATCTCAATACTCATATAGCAGATTTTAACTTTGAGGGACATAAAATTACCAACTTAGAAATGGAAACCGCTGGAATCTACGCGATGGCTGCACTCTTAGGACATCGTGCTGTTTCTTTAAATGCAATTTTAGCAAATCGCGCTACTGGAGAATTCTCAAACCAACCTGCTGCAACAGTAGAGAAATTGATCAAATTCACCCTAGATGCCGTTGTGGCTTAG
- a CDS encoding substrate-binding domain-containing protein, translating to MEKKITIKIGGVPEHFNLPWHLALEDDAFAKAGIDLQWQDVPEGTGLMSKLLRNEKLDVACILTDGIVKDIIAGNKSRILQVYVSSPLLWGVHAPGQIEADRTEQLEDGKIAISRYGSGSHLMSYLLAKRHGWDTNDIEFELINTLDGAVKALSTNKAQLFLWERYMTQPIVDKGIFKRLETIATPWPSFVIAATENCIKEKEEALSKMLHIINIYTADFKSIPSIDRTIASHYNLQVGDVQQWLLRTEFSSEQLWESTVDTIIEEFTAVGIIERKVTLKDLVHYVPKIDEEE from the coding sequence ATGGAAAAAAAAATAACCATAAAAATAGGCGGTGTACCAGAGCATTTTAATTTGCCCTGGCACTTAGCTCTTGAGGATGATGCTTTCGCAAAAGCGGGAATAGATCTACAATGGCAAGATGTGCCAGAAGGAACTGGCCTTATGAGTAAACTTCTACGCAATGAAAAACTGGACGTGGCTTGTATATTGACAGATGGTATCGTAAAAGATATCATCGCCGGTAACAAATCGCGCATCCTTCAAGTATACGTTTCTTCACCACTGCTTTGGGGTGTTCATGCACCAGGACAAATTGAAGCAGATCGCACTGAACAATTAGAAGACGGAAAAATAGCCATAAGCCGTTACGGAAGCGGTTCTCATTTAATGAGTTACCTTCTTGCTAAAAGACATGGATGGGATACAAATGACATAGAGTTTGAATTGATTAATACTCTAGACGGTGCGGTAAAAGCGTTGAGCACTAATAAAGCGCAGCTATTTCTTTGGGAACGCTACATGACTCAACCTATAGTAGATAAAGGTATTTTCAAACGCCTGGAAACTATAGCCACTCCATGGCCTAGTTTTGTCATTGCTGCCACCGAAAACTGTATCAAAGAAAAAGAAGAAGCCTTATCAAAAATGCTTCATATTATCAATATCTATACAGCAGACTTTAAGTCTATACCGAGTATAGACCGCACTATTGCATCTCATTACAACCTGCAAGTAGGAGATGTACAACAATGGCTGTTGCGCACAGAGTTTAGTAGTGAACAGCTATGGGAAAGCACAGTAGATACCATTATTGAAGAATTTACAGCTGTAGGAATTATTGAAAGAAAGGTGACGCTAAAAGACTTGGTCCATTATGTTCCTAAAATAGATGAAGAAGAATAA
- a CDS encoding tRNA dihydrouridine synthase produces the protein MANNFTLLSSPLQGFTEFRFRNAVHKYFGGIDTFYAPYIRFNNKPVISSKYQRDLQLENNLVPELIPQVMTNDADEFITAVKYIRSLGYKELNWNLGCPYPMVTKKGMGSGLICDPAKIDHILKRVHAETDVIVSMKMRMGYLEPTEILGTFPILEKYPIKNIAIHARIGKQLYKGGVDLESFQKCLDTSKHKLYYNGDITTVAGFRQMQTLFPSIDHWMLGRGLIADPFLPSMIRANTELYPENRWEIFREFHDTLYKEYDEFLQGPTPIKMKMQGFWEYWSQTFPNPQKTFKAIKKANNPRAYQQAVNDNLKSVS, from the coding sequence ATCGCAAATAACTTCACTTTACTTTCTTCACCTCTACAAGGCTTTACAGAATTTAGATTTCGTAATGCAGTTCACAAGTACTTTGGTGGAATAGATACCTTTTACGCGCCTTACATAAGGTTCAATAACAAACCAGTCATCAGCAGTAAATACCAGCGTGATTTACAATTAGAAAACAATCTTGTTCCTGAGTTGATTCCTCAAGTGATGACTAATGATGCAGACGAGTTTATTACCGCAGTAAAATACATAAGGTCTTTAGGCTATAAAGAACTCAACTGGAATCTGGGTTGTCCTTATCCTATGGTGACTAAAAAAGGAATGGGAAGCGGTCTTATTTGCGACCCAGCAAAGATTGATCATATCTTAAAACGTGTCCATGCAGAAACAGATGTTATTGTTTCCATGAAAATGAGAATGGGTTATCTAGAGCCCACAGAGATTTTAGGGACCTTTCCTATTCTAGAAAAGTATCCTATTAAAAATATCGCGATTCATGCACGTATAGGAAAGCAACTCTACAAAGGTGGCGTTGATCTGGAGTCTTTTCAAAAATGTCTGGACACTTCCAAACATAAACTCTATTACAATGGCGATATAACAACTGTAGCTGGTTTTAGACAGATGCAAACGCTGTTCCCTAGCATTGATCACTGGATGTTAGGTCGCGGCCTCATTGCAGATCCATTTCTGCCCAGCATGATTAGAGCAAATACAGAGCTATATCCCGAGAACAGGTGGGAGATTTTCAGAGAGTTCCATGATACCCTATATAAAGAATACGATGAATTTCTTCAAGGCCCTACTCCTATCAAAATGAAAATGCAGGGCTTTTGGGAATACTGGTCTCAAACTTTTCCAAATCCGCAGAAGACGTTTAAAGCCATCAAAAAAGCAAATAATCCTAGGGCATATCAACAAGCAGTAAATGATAATTTGAAATCGGTTTCTTAA
- a CDS encoding B12-binding domain-containing radical SAM protein: MQKDLFLFTPPFTQLNTPYPATAYIKGFLNTKDIDSYQMDLGIEVILELFSSAGMTKLFDYALDKNSILSDNSQRIYALKDHYIRPLDNIISFLQGHNDTFARQICTDNFLPQASRFDQIDDLEWAFGNMGMQDKAKHLATLYLEDLSDFIVDCVDDNFGFSRYAERLGMSANSFDELYEELQQPLSYIDEITVSILKKKLQEIQPKLVVMSVPFPGNLYSGLRSSQFIKKHFPNTKIAMGGGFPNTELRSLKDARVFEFVDFICLDDGELPLELVTDYVLHHPLKPIQDLELKRTFVLEDEQVTYKNNSKKSDYKQLQVGTPDYANLLLDQYISVIEVANPMHSLWSDGRWNKLTMAHGCYWGKCTFCDISLDYISLYEPVAATILVDRMEQLIAQTGEQGFHFVDEAAPPALMRAVALEILKRNLTVTWWTNIRFEKNFTPDLCYLLKASGCIAVSGGLEVASDRLLKLIDKGVTVEQVAQVTRSLTAAGIMVHSYLMYGYPTQTIQETVDSLEMTRQLFELGVIQSGFWHQFALTAHSPVGMNTQDYGITPHLKEISFANNDVQFTDSTGIDHSIFSDGLKKSLFNFMHGIGFDMSLQEWFDFEIPQTTIAPYYIEDCLNKDSFRSIKSNSKVIYLGNLPLIGTFTKTKKGVEVPYLDLVFHDKSSSLQIALPEDQGNWLLDQLELWQPTHKLTTFSQIKTSYEAQYEDFESFWYAEEMELLRENGLLVL, translated from the coding sequence ATGCAAAAAGACCTTTTCCTTTTCACGCCTCCATTTACTCAACTGAATACCCCGTATCCGGCAACGGCTTATATCAAAGGCTTTCTAAATACCAAGGACATTGATTCCTATCAAATGGATTTAGGTATCGAAGTAATTTTAGAGTTGTTTTCATCTGCTGGAATGACAAAGCTTTTTGATTATGCGCTGGATAAAAACAGCATTTTAAGCGATAACAGTCAGCGCATCTATGCGTTAAAAGATCATTATATAAGACCGCTAGACAACATCATCTCTTTCCTTCAAGGTCATAACGATACTTTTGCAAGACAAATTTGTACTGATAATTTCCTCCCACAAGCCTCTAGATTTGATCAAATAGACGACCTAGAATGGGCTTTTGGAAACATGGGAATGCAAGATAAAGCAAAGCACCTCGCTACCTTATACTTGGAGGACTTATCTGATTTTATAGTAGATTGTGTGGATGATAATTTCGGTTTTAGTCGTTATGCAGAGCGACTGGGAATGAGTGCCAACAGTTTTGATGAGCTTTATGAGGAATTGCAGCAGCCATTATCCTACATAGATGAAATAACTGTTTCTATTTTAAAAAAGAAACTCCAGGAAATCCAACCAAAATTGGTAGTGATGTCTGTCCCCTTCCCGGGTAACTTATACAGTGGCTTGAGATCTTCTCAGTTTATCAAAAAGCATTTTCCAAATACTAAAATCGCCATGGGAGGCGGTTTTCCTAATACAGAATTGCGTTCCTTAAAAGACGCTCGGGTATTTGAGTTTGTAGATTTTATATGCTTGGATGATGGAGAATTACCGCTAGAATTAGTTACAGATTATGTATTGCATCATCCTTTAAAACCTATTCAAGACCTAGAATTGAAAAGAACGTTTGTACTAGAAGATGAACAAGTTACTTATAAAAACAATTCTAAAAAATCCGATTATAAGCAGCTGCAAGTAGGAACCCCAGATTATGCCAACTTGCTTTTAGATCAGTACATCTCTGTGATAGAAGTTGCAAATCCTATGCACAGTCTTTGGAGCGATGGTAGGTGGAACAAACTGACTATGGCACATGGTTGTTACTGGGGTAAATGTACCTTTTGTGACATCTCGCTTGATTATATCAGTCTTTATGAGCCTGTAGCTGCCACTATTCTTGTGGATCGCATGGAGCAATTGATCGCACAAACTGGAGAACAAGGTTTTCATTTTGTTGATGAAGCTGCACCGCCTGCTTTGATGAGAGCTGTAGCCTTAGAAATCCTAAAAAGAAATTTAACCGTCACTTGGTGGACCAACATACGATTTGAAAAGAACTTTACACCAGACTTGTGTTATTTATTAAAGGCTTCTGGCTGTATTGCCGTTTCTGGCGGACTTGAAGTAGCGTCAGATCGCTTGTTGAAATTGATCGATAAAGGTGTGACTGTAGAGCAAGTCGCACAAGTGACTAGAAGTCTTACCGCTGCTGGTATTATGGTCCACTCCTATTTAATGTACGGTTATCCTACACAAACGATTCAGGAAACCGTAGACAGTTTAGAAATGACCAGACAATTGTTTGAATTAGGTGTTATCCAAAGTGGTTTTTGGCATCAATTTGCTCTTACCGCCCATAGTCCAGTAGGAATGAATACACAAGATTATGGCATTACACCTCACTTAAAGGAAATTAGCTTTGCTAATAATGATGTGCAGTTTACCGATTCTACAGGAATTGATCACAGCATTTTTAGTGATGGATTGAAAAAGTCCTTATTCAATTTTATGCATGGTATAGGCTTTGATATGTCGTTACAGGAATGGTTCGATTTTGAGATTCCACAAACAACTATTGCCCCTTACTATATAGAAGATTGCTTAAATAAAGATTCTTTTAGATCCATTAAATCCAATTCAAAAGTGATTTACTTAGGTAATTTACCTTTGATTGGTACTTTTACAAAGACTAAAAAGGGTGTAGAAGTTCCTTATTTGGATCTGGTGTTTCATGATAAATCAAGTTCCTTGCAAATAGCACTTCCTGAAGATCAAGGCAACTGGTTATTAGACCAATTGGAATTATGGCAGCCTACCCATAAACTCACTACGTTTTCTCAAATCAAAACTTCATACGAAGCTCAATATGAGGATTTCGAATCTTTCTGGTATGCTGAAGAAATGGAGCTTTTACGAGAAAATGGATTGTTAGTTTTATAA
- the thrA gene encoding bifunctional aspartate kinase/homoserine dehydrogenase I, which yields MKVLKFGGTSVGSSQHINRVIAILKAQSQEERVIGIVSAIGGITDQLHKTGLLAQQGDVSYLDALIAIEEQHFQILKELIQEHASVIKSRLQEKLQHLKNLLNGIYLINELSPKTSDKLLSFGEQLSAFIITEALKSRGLNAVLKNSQELIVTDEAFTKAQVLLPETNAHILAYFRKAQQSISILPGFISRSINGEATTLGRGGSDYTAALVAAAISAQELVIWTDVSGMFTANPKLVKQAYPIENITYQEAMELSHFGAKVLYPPSILPVLELKIPVLIKNTLQPQDAGTRISETAHKEGLNATGISNVDHISLLTLQGNGMVGIPGFSKKLFERLAHDRINVILITQASSEHSICIAVDQQDIQKAENGINDTFSYEIERHQLDSVIVEKNLAIIALVGSRMKHLQGMSGKMFGALGKNNINIRAIAQGASEMNISAVIDQKDVKKALNTLHERFFEGNHKQINLFIAGVGNVGEKLIDQIKEQRKYLKEHLKLHVRVIGITNSRKMYFKSDGMDLQTWQESLVNGEVTRLEKFRKKAIDLNLRNSVFVDVTASASVSKEYAYYLKESIAVVACNKIACSAALEDYQQLKKYSLKYNAPFLFETNVGAGLPIIDTLRNLMASGDKIISIQAVLSGSLNFVFNNFSDQTKFHDIVQQAQELGFTEPDPRIDLSGVDVARKILILARESGLAMNLEDIQNNSFLTDNNNNSDSVADFYSTLIDDEAHFQSLYASAKANKNQLKYVATLTENGASVGLKEVPVGHPFHNLKGSDNIVMFYTRRYPEQPLIVKGAGAGADVTASGLFADIIKTGNN from the coding sequence ATGAAAGTCTTAAAATTCGGTGGTACTTCTGTAGGGAGTTCTCAACATATAAATCGTGTTATTGCCATTCTCAAAGCACAATCTCAAGAGGAAAGAGTAATAGGTATAGTTTCTGCCATAGGAGGAATCACTGATCAATTACATAAAACTGGTTTATTAGCACAACAAGGCGATGTTTCTTATTTAGACGCTTTAATCGCTATAGAAGAACAACATTTTCAAATATTAAAGGAGCTTATACAGGAGCATGCATCAGTAATCAAGTCAAGATTACAAGAAAAACTCCAGCACTTAAAGAATTTACTTAACGGTATTTATTTGATCAATGAGTTATCCCCTAAAACCTCGGATAAATTACTCAGTTTTGGAGAACAACTTTCTGCTTTTATTATCACGGAAGCCTTAAAATCAAGGGGTCTAAATGCAGTTCTAAAAAACTCACAAGAACTCATTGTCACTGATGAGGCTTTTACGAAAGCACAAGTACTACTTCCAGAAACTAATGCCCATATCCTAGCCTATTTTAGAAAAGCGCAACAGTCTATTAGCATTTTACCAGGCTTTATCTCCAGATCCATCAATGGTGAAGCGACTACTTTAGGACGTGGAGGATCTGATTATACAGCAGCATTAGTTGCTGCAGCCATAAGTGCTCAGGAATTAGTAATATGGACCGATGTAAGCGGTATGTTTACCGCAAATCCGAAATTGGTTAAACAAGCATATCCTATTGAAAACATCACTTATCAAGAAGCGATGGAATTGTCTCATTTTGGAGCTAAGGTGTTGTACCCGCCATCCATACTGCCAGTTCTGGAATTAAAAATTCCTGTTTTGATTAAAAATACCTTGCAACCACAAGATGCTGGGACACGCATTTCAGAAACAGCACATAAGGAAGGTCTAAATGCGACAGGAATTAGTAATGTGGATCACATCAGCTTGTTAACGCTTCAAGGGAATGGTATGGTAGGAATACCAGGATTTTCTAAAAAGTTATTTGAAAGACTTGCCCATGATCGTATTAATGTAATTTTAATTACACAAGCCTCATCAGAGCATTCTATTTGTATAGCTGTAGATCAACAAGACATTCAAAAAGCAGAGAATGGAATCAATGATACTTTTTCCTATGAAATAGAACGACATCAACTCGATTCCGTTATTGTAGAGAAAAACCTTGCTATTATAGCTTTAGTGGGCAGTCGCATGAAACATTTACAAGGTATGAGCGGTAAAATGTTTGGTGCATTGGGGAAAAATAACATCAATATAAGAGCCATTGCCCAGGGAGCATCAGAAATGAATATCAGCGCTGTAATTGATCAAAAAGATGTAAAAAAAGCATTGAATACGTTACACGAGCGATTCTTTGAAGGGAATCATAAACAAATCAACTTATTTATTGCCGGTGTAGGAAACGTAGGTGAGAAACTTATAGACCAGATCAAAGAGCAACGCAAGTACTTAAAAGAGCATCTAAAACTCCATGTACGGGTAATTGGGATTACTAATTCTAGGAAGATGTATTTTAAATCTGACGGTATGGATTTACAGACTTGGCAGGAATCCTTAGTAAATGGAGAAGTAACCCGTCTGGAAAAGTTTCGTAAAAAAGCGATTGATCTCAACTTGCGCAATAGTGTGTTTGTCGATGTGACGGCTAGCGCAAGCGTTTCAAAAGAATATGCCTATTATTTAAAGGAAAGTATAGCTGTAGTAGCTTGTAATAAAATTGCTTGTTCGGCAGCGCTAGAAGACTACCAGCAGCTCAAGAAATACTCTTTAAAATACAATGCGCCATTCTTATTTGAAACCAATGTAGGAGCTGGATTGCCCATTATTGATACCTTGAGGAATCTCATGGCTTCTGGAGATAAAATTATTTCTATTCAAGCGGTTTTATCTGGGAGTCTTAATTTTGTATTTAACAATTTTAGCGATCAGACAAAGTTTCACGATATTGTACAACAAGCGCAAGAACTAGGCTTTACAGAGCCCGATCCACGTATAGATTTAAGTGGTGTAGATGTCGCAAGAAAGATTTTGATTCTCGCCAGAGAAAGTGGTCTTGCCATGAATCTGGAGGATATTCAGAACAATTCATTCCTTACGGATAACAACAACAACAGCGATAGCGTAGCTGACTTTTACAGCACATTGATAGATGATGAGGCTCATTTTCAATCCTTGTACGCTTCCGCTAAAGCGAACAAAAACCAACTCAAATACGTAGCAACGCTTACCGAGAATGGAGCTAGCGTAGGATTAAAAGAAGTTCCAGTAGGCCACCCTTTTCACAACTTAAAAGGAAGTGATAATATTGTCATGTTCTACACTAGGAGATATCCAGAACAACCTTTAATTGTAAAAGGAGCTGGCGCAGGAGCTGATGTTACTGCATCAGGTCTATTTGCAGATATTATTAAAACAGGAAACAACTGA
- a CDS encoding homoserine kinase, whose translation MKEVKVFAPATVANVACGFDVLGFCLDTIGDEMVVRQVVKKGVVITKCMGYVLPMATEQNVAGVAAQAFVNDFDPELGIEIEIYKYIKPGSGIGSSAASAAGVVVALNELLGKPYNREQLTTFAMKGEAVASKCEHADNLAPAIYGGFTLVKSCHPVKVLEIPTPADLFATIIHPQIEIKTADSRAVLPKKIPLDLAIEQWANLGSLIHALHTSNYDLIADSLNDVVIEPYRSTLIPHYKEVKTAVLHTGALGCGISGSGPSIFALCKGKKMALEIEQKMIDVYIPTGIDFETHVSGINHQGIKILNS comes from the coding sequence ATGAAAGAAGTAAAAGTATTTGCCCCAGCAACGGTAGCAAACGTGGCGTGCGGTTTTGACGTACTTGGTTTCTGTCTAGATACTATAGGAGATGAAATGGTCGTAAGACAAGTTGTAAAAAAGGGCGTTGTCATCACTAAATGTATGGGGTATGTGCTTCCTATGGCAACAGAGCAAAACGTTGCTGGAGTTGCTGCTCAAGCTTTTGTAAATGATTTTGATCCAGAATTAGGGATTGAAATCGAGATTTATAAATACATCAAGCCAGGAAGTGGTATAGGAAGTAGCGCTGCAAGTGCCGCTGGAGTGGTTGTAGCTTTAAACGAGTTGCTAGGAAAGCCCTATAACAGAGAACAGCTCACCACTTTTGCTATGAAAGGAGAAGCGGTAGCCAGTAAATGTGAACATGCTGATAACCTTGCTCCGGCTATCTATGGTGGTTTTACGCTCGTAAAATCCTGCCATCCAGTAAAAGTTTTGGAAATCCCTACCCCAGCCGACTTGTTTGCAACGATTATACATCCTCAAATAGAAATTAAAACTGCCGATTCCAGAGCGGTACTTCCTAAAAAGATACCTTTAGATCTTGCCATTGAACAATGGGCAAATTTAGGAAGCTTGATTCATGCCCTTCACACTTCAAATTATGATTTAATAGCCGACTCCCTGAATGATGTCGTTATTGAACCCTATAGAAGTACCTTGATTCCTCATTACAAAGAAGTAAAAACAGCCGTTTTGCATACTGGAGCATTAGGATGTGGTATTTCAGGATCAGGTCCTAGTATTTTTGCGTTGTGCAAAGGAAAGAAAATGGCTCTAGAAATAGAACAAAAGATGATAGACGTTTATATACCTACCGGTATTGATTTTGAAACTCACGTTTCTGGCATCAACCACCAAGGAATTAAAATACTCAACTCTTAG
- the thrC gene encoding threonine synthase encodes MNYYSLHNKAPKSSFKEAVIKGLAPDKGLYFPETITALEEAFFSSIIDLSREEIAFRVIEQFVSPEIPDDVLKEIIKETIDFDFPIVALDSHISTLELFHGPTMAFKDVGARFMARCLGYFNQHNKEEITVLVATSGDTGGAVAHGFLGVEGVQVVILYPKGKVSDVQEKQLTTLGQNITALEVDGVFDDCQDMVKRAFSDTDLTSQMRLTSANSINVARWLPQMFYFFFAYQQLYKKHNKIVFSVPSGNFGNICAGMMAKKLGLPIHHFIAANNENNVITKFLETQEYSPEPTVATISNAMDVSNPSNFVRIQEIHHQDFKSMSQALSSYSYSDKETEDALKEIKVQYDYIADPHGAIGYLACKEYLKDHKKTHCVFLETAHPAKFLRTVEGVLNVKIALPEQIKQVINKKKVAIAISNYDGLKKFLLSR; translated from the coding sequence ATGAATTATTACTCACTTCATAATAAAGCCCCTAAGAGTTCTTTCAAAGAAGCAGTTATAAAAGGACTTGCTCCCGATAAAGGCTTGTATTTTCCTGAAACTATAACTGCTTTAGAAGAGGCATTCTTTTCCTCCATAATAGATTTAAGTCGTGAAGAAATAGCTTTTAGAGTGATAGAACAATTTGTAAGTCCTGAGATTCCTGATGATGTATTAAAAGAGATCATCAAAGAAACAATTGACTTTGACTTTCCGATAGTTGCATTAGACAGTCACATCTCGACTTTAGAACTCTTCCATGGCCCTACTATGGCATTCAAAGATGTAGGTGCTCGATTTATGGCCAGATGTTTAGGCTACTTTAATCAGCATAATAAAGAGGAAATCACTGTTTTAGTTGCTACTTCTGGAGATACTGGAGGTGCTGTAGCTCACGGATTTTTAGGCGTAGAAGGTGTTCAAGTAGTTATCCTTTATCCAAAAGGTAAAGTAAGTGATGTTCAAGAAAAACAGTTGACGACCTTGGGACAAAATATTACCGCTTTAGAAGTAGATGGTGTTTTTGACGATTGTCAAGATATGGTAAAACGTGCTTTTAGCGATACCGATTTGACATCGCAAATGCGACTCACTAGTGCCAACTCTATAAATGTCGCAAGATGGCTACCACAAATGTTTTATTTCTTTTTTGCCTACCAGCAGCTGTATAAAAAGCATAATAAAATTGTTTTTTCAGTTCCTAGCGGAAATTTTGGGAATATATGTGCTGGAATGATGGCAAAAAAACTAGGACTTCCTATCCATCATTTTATTGCGGCAAACAATGAAAATAATGTGATCACTAAATTTTTGGAAACACAAGAATATAGCCCAGAACCAACGGTAGCAACCATAAGTAATGCTATGGATGTTTCTAATCCGAGTAATTTTGTGCGTATACAAGAAATCCATCATCAAGATTTTAAATCGATGTCTCAAGCGCTTTCCTCCTATTCCTATTCTGATAAGGAGACAGAAGATGCTTTAAAAGAGATAAAAGTACAATACGATTATATAGCAGATCCTCACGGGGCGATAGGATATTTAGCTTGTAAAGAGTATTTAAAAGATCATAAGAAAACACATTGCGTGTTTTTAGAAACAGCACATCCTGCAAAGTTTTTACGAACGGTAGAGGGTGTACTGAACGTTAAAATAGCATTACCAGAACAAATTAAACAGGTAATAAATAAGAAAAAGGTGGCTATAGCGATTAGTAATTACGATGGATTAAAAAAGTTTCTTCTATCTAGATAG